Proteins encoded together in one Chitinophaga sp. LS1 window:
- a CDS encoding transglutaminase-like domain-containing protein has translation MAIDESKYSAFQQFLLNLLSLLTILPLAPYLNRYIPPLVEDGWHLDMLLAVLSSFMFTRLLLWVFKPLIIPAFVLVVGILSFNYFADNYTFTNVLNDYKGMVQGNWGAKNYKQLDILSLYPHRVETYRDKTVRGIRDKVNYKDSLVRNFSIYHSVEDFDEYFPKYGKVARYLALFKYINKNFRWVPDTRRDEYFATPQETIQNGMGGDCDDHSILMVSCLQSIGARCRIVLIQGHAYPELYCGNKEDFEVMKQAIITLFPHPSIKEVHYHEMKGEYWINLDYSARHPGGPYLNDKVYALIEI, from the coding sequence ATGGCCATAGATGAAAGTAAATATTCTGCTTTTCAGCAATTTCTGCTCAACCTGCTGAGCCTCTTGACAATCCTTCCGCTGGCACCATATCTGAACCGGTATATACCACCGCTGGTTGAGGATGGCTGGCACCTGGATATGCTGTTGGCCGTACTCTCCTCATTCATGTTCACCCGTCTATTACTCTGGGTATTCAAACCGCTTATCATTCCTGCATTTGTATTAGTTGTCGGTATATTATCCTTCAATTATTTTGCTGATAACTATACCTTTACCAATGTGTTGAATGATTATAAAGGGATGGTACAAGGCAACTGGGGGGCAAAAAACTATAAACAACTGGATATCCTCAGTTTATACCCCCACCGCGTAGAAACCTACAGAGATAAAACAGTGCGTGGTATTCGTGACAAGGTCAACTATAAAGATTCCCTGGTACGTAATTTCTCCATTTACCATTCTGTAGAAGATTTTGATGAATATTTCCCAAAGTATGGGAAAGTAGCCCGTTATCTGGCGCTGTTCAAATACATCAATAAAAATTTCCGCTGGGTACCCGATACCCGTCGTGACGAATATTTTGCTACGCCACAGGAAACCATCCAGAATGGTATGGGCGGCGACTGTGACGACCATAGTATATTGATGGTATCCTGCCTGCAATCTATCGGAGCACGTTGTCGTATAGTACTGATTCAGGGACATGCTTATCCTGAACTCTACTGTGGCAATAAAGAAGATTTTGAAGTCATGAAGCAGGCAATTATTACACTGTTTCCTCATCCATCTATTAAGGAGGTCCACTACCACGAAATGAAAGGCGAATACTGGATAAACCTTGATTATTCTGCGCGCCACCCTGGTGGGCCTTATCTGAATGATAAGGTATATGCGTTGATTGAAATCTAA
- a CDS encoding chloride channel protein — protein MRRVRSYEIIIHWLHSKMNRNQFLVLSGILVGLVAGLAGVILKTLVHYIHYFITYKVHFSTQVFFYAIFPFLGIVLTTLVVIIFFKGQSRKGVGLILYEIAQNSSLIPPVKMYSQILQSALTVGLGGSAGLESPIAVTGAAIGSNYARNYHLGYKERTLLLAAGATAGIAASFNAPIAGVMFAFEILLTGVVFSDFLPLILAAICGSLLSKIILQEEVLFHFESRQAFNYHNVPFYLILGLLSAFYARYYIVISQKVEHFFHRLKWSALQKAVLGGLIISILCVLMPPLFGEGYSSIKLMANGQADEIIRNSFFRYIPAKNWVLLAFLGCTCLLKVFASSITIQSGGNGGNFAPSLFAGGVLGFFFAMLCTQLGFQDVPVTNLVIVGMAGVMSGVMYAPLTAIFLIAEASSGYDLFIPLMIVSSTSFLLAKWFSPISPELKQLVDEGKIFTKEHDRNILSLLHTEELVENTIQRIDMNASLRQLIELVKSSTRNVIAVVSPEGKLDGVVTLDRIRPIMFNQLIYDTVTVKEVMQQPPALIGLHDNVVDVITKFDEVKEWNLPVVDNDILVGFISKSNILNQYRLLLQEYSGDKI, from the coding sequence ATGCGAAGGGTCCGAAGTTATGAGATCATCATTCACTGGCTGCACAGCAAAATGAACAGAAACCAGTTCCTTGTACTTTCAGGTATTCTGGTCGGCCTGGTCGCTGGTTTAGCAGGGGTGATCTTAAAAACCCTGGTCCACTATATCCACTATTTTATTACCTACAAAGTTCACTTTAGTACACAGGTCTTTTTCTACGCTATATTCCCTTTCCTTGGTATTGTACTGACTACACTCGTCGTTATCATATTTTTCAAGGGCCAGTCCCGCAAAGGCGTCGGGCTTATTCTTTACGAGATTGCACAAAACTCCAGCCTGATTCCACCGGTTAAAATGTATTCACAGATCCTGCAAAGTGCTCTGACAGTAGGTTTGGGAGGTTCCGCAGGTCTGGAAAGTCCTATTGCCGTAACAGGCGCCGCTATTGGTAGCAACTATGCACGCAATTACCACCTGGGGTATAAAGAAAGAACACTGTTACTGGCAGCCGGTGCCACTGCAGGTATTGCAGCATCTTTTAATGCACCGATTGCAGGGGTGATGTTTGCTTTTGAAATTTTGCTTACGGGAGTGGTGTTTTCAGATTTCCTGCCTTTGATACTGGCGGCGATATGTGGTAGTCTTTTGTCAAAGATCATTTTACAGGAGGAGGTGCTATTTCACTTTGAATCCAGGCAGGCATTCAATTATCACAACGTTCCATTTTATCTTATACTCGGATTATTAAGTGCTTTTTACGCACGTTACTATATCGTCATTTCACAGAAAGTAGAACACTTCTTCCATCGCCTTAAATGGAGTGCCCTCCAAAAGGCCGTACTGGGAGGACTGATCATTTCTATCCTTTGCGTACTGATGCCACCACTGTTTGGAGAAGGGTATTCAAGTATCAAACTGATGGCCAATGGACAGGCTGATGAAATCATCCGGAATAGTTTCTTCCGGTATATACCAGCTAAAAACTGGGTTTTACTGGCATTTCTGGGATGTACCTGTTTACTGAAAGTATTTGCTTCCTCCATCACCATTCAGAGTGGTGGCAATGGTGGTAACTTTGCACCCTCTCTTTTCGCAGGTGGTGTATTGGGATTCTTCTTTGCTATGCTGTGTACACAGCTGGGATTTCAGGATGTTCCTGTTACCAACCTTGTAATCGTAGGCATGGCTGGTGTAATGAGTGGTGTGATGTATGCCCCGCTTACCGCCATCTTCCTGATTGCAGAAGCCAGCTCCGGGTATGACCTGTTCATACCACTGATGATTGTTTCCTCTACATCTTTCCTGCTGGCAAAATGGTTTTCCCCTATCTCGCCGGAACTCAAACAACTGGTAGATGAAGGCAAGATCTTTACAAAAGAACATGACCGGAATATCCTCTCCTTACTCCATACTGAAGAACTCGTAGAAAATACAATTCAACGAATAGATATGAACGCCAGTCTGCGTCAGCTGATTGAGCTGGTAAAAAGCAGCACCCGGAATGTGATCGCAGTCGTTTCTCCCGAAGGTAAACTGGATGGAGTCGTGACACTGGATCGTATACGTCCGATTATGTTCAACCAGCTGATCTATGACACCGTCACTGTGAAAGAAGTGATGCAGCAACCACCAGCATTGATCGGCCTACATGACAATGTGGTAGATGTAATTACAAAGTTTGATGAAGTCAAAGAATGGAACCTGCCGGTAGTAGATAATGATATACTGGTAGGATTTATCTCCAAATCAAATATCCTGAATCAATACAGGTTATTACTACAGGAATATTCTGGCGATAAAATATAG
- a CDS encoding NAD(P)H-dependent oxidoreductase, whose protein sequence is MSRILILFAHPAFEKSRVHHQLLATIRGMQGVTVHDLYETYPDLNIDVRQEQGLLLQHDIILFQHPFYWYSAPAMIKQWQDLVLEHGWAYGRTGTALRGKRITNVISAGTMETAYQKDGWHQHPLTDFLLPFKQTATLCNMQYLDPFVVYGTHQMDATVISEQAISYKQFLENLRDR, encoded by the coding sequence ATGTCAAGAATTCTGATTCTATTCGCGCACCCGGCCTTCGAAAAATCAAGGGTCCACCATCAGCTGCTGGCCACTATCCGCGGTATGCAGGGGGTGACTGTGCATGATCTGTACGAAACATATCCTGATCTCAACATCGATGTAAGACAGGAGCAGGGGCTATTACTACAACACGATATTATTTTATTCCAACATCCTTTTTACTGGTACAGTGCACCCGCCATGATCAAGCAATGGCAGGACCTCGTGCTGGAGCATGGCTGGGCCTATGGTCGTACGGGTACGGCTCTCCGGGGCAAGCGCATTACGAATGTAATTTCAGCCGGGACCATGGAGACCGCCTATCAGAAAGACGGATGGCACCAACATCCATTGACCGATTTTCTGTTGCCATTCAAACAGACAGCTACACTTTGTAATATGCAGTATCTGGACCCATTCGTGGTGTATGGCACTCACCAGATGGATGCCACCGTCATCAGTGAACAGGCAATCAGTTACAAACAATTTCTGGAAAACTTAAGGGACCGATAA
- a CDS encoding monovalent cation:proton antiporter-2 (CPA2) family protein, whose product MEHSYFFITMIYLAAAVVFIPIAKKLGLGSVLGYLLAGVVIGPSLMGFIGSEGQDLMHFAEFGVVMMLFLIGIELEPALLWNLRAPILGLGGLQVLITTAAVAGLALLLGQPLNAALALGMILSLSSTAIVLQSLKEKGQLSSAAGQSAFSVLLFQDIAVIPMLAVFPLLAGTSSEGGSHSESSLRDNLPAWGQTLVVLGAVVVIVVAGRYLLRPLLRIIAATRVRELFTAFSLLLVVAISVLMSLVGLSPALGAFLGGVVLANSEYRHELESDIEPFKGLLLGLFFMAVGASIDFKLILSMPWVILGLVIGLMALKSLILLGLGKIFKVKFEQNLLFAIALSQVGEFAFVLLSFSNQNNILPQATVSILTAVVAISMALTPLLLLAYERLIQPRFSVQPANTREADEIQEKHPIIIAGFGRFGNIVGRFLRVNGVKATILDLDSDRVDALHNLGVKVYYGDAARRDMLESAGAAEAKVIIVAMDTVEQTLEVVRVVRKHFPHLQMLVKAENIPDTFELMDLGVLHIYRETLDTSLRMGADALQMLGIRAYHAYRNAGTFRKQDEKAMKGLSAIRDDKKLYINTVKERIEELEKLMSGERTTRFNPSGLGWDEQSLIDEARQDE is encoded by the coding sequence ATGGAGCATTCATACTTTTTTATAACCATGATCTATCTGGCAGCGGCAGTGGTGTTTATTCCCATTGCCAAAAAGCTGGGCCTGGGCTCTGTACTGGGTTATCTGCTGGCAGGGGTAGTGATTGGACCTTCCCTCATGGGTTTTATTGGCAGTGAAGGACAGGATCTTATGCACTTCGCAGAGTTTGGCGTGGTGATGATGCTGTTCCTGATCGGGATAGAATTAGAACCTGCCTTGCTATGGAACCTGCGGGCACCGATATTGGGGCTGGGGGGATTGCAGGTGTTGATCACTACAGCAGCGGTAGCGGGTTTAGCCTTGTTGCTGGGACAACCACTCAATGCTGCACTGGCATTGGGCATGATCTTATCCCTTTCTTCCACAGCGATTGTGCTGCAAAGTCTCAAGGAGAAAGGACAGTTGTCTTCTGCTGCCGGTCAAAGTGCATTTTCAGTATTACTGTTCCAGGATATCGCAGTTATTCCTATGCTGGCGGTTTTTCCACTGCTGGCAGGGACCTCTTCAGAGGGTGGCAGCCATAGCGAGTCATCATTAAGAGATAATTTACCAGCATGGGGACAAACGCTGGTGGTACTGGGAGCTGTGGTCGTGATTGTGGTAGCAGGGCGGTACCTGTTAAGACCCTTATTGCGCATTATTGCTGCGACAAGGGTAAGAGAGTTGTTCACAGCATTTTCTTTATTGCTGGTAGTGGCTATATCTGTGCTCATGTCGCTGGTGGGATTGAGTCCGGCACTGGGTGCCTTCTTAGGTGGCGTAGTACTGGCGAATAGTGAGTATCGTCATGAACTGGAAAGTGATATTGAGCCATTCAAGGGGTTGCTGCTGGGACTGTTTTTTATGGCCGTAGGCGCGTCTATCGACTTCAAGCTGATACTGAGTATGCCTTGGGTGATTTTAGGGCTTGTAATAGGCTTAATGGCACTAAAGTCCCTGATACTGTTAGGGTTAGGCAAGATCTTCAAGGTCAAATTTGAGCAAAACCTGTTGTTTGCCATCGCTTTATCGCAGGTTGGAGAATTTGCCTTTGTATTGTTATCATTTTCCAACCAGAATAATATTCTGCCACAGGCTACTGTGAGTATACTCACGGCGGTGGTAGCGATCAGCATGGCGCTGACACCATTACTGCTACTGGCTTATGAAAGGTTGATACAACCCCGGTTCAGTGTGCAGCCTGCGAACACGCGGGAGGCAGATGAGATACAGGAAAAACATCCGATCATCATTGCCGGCTTTGGCCGTTTTGGCAATATAGTAGGCCGTTTTCTCAGGGTAAATGGAGTGAAAGCTACCATTCTCGACCTGGATTCTGACAGGGTAGATGCCCTGCACAACCTGGGTGTGAAGGTATATTATGGCGATGCTGCCCGCAGAGACATGCTGGAATCAGCAGGGGCTGCAGAGGCCAAAGTGATCATTGTAGCGATGGATACAGTAGAGCAGACGCTGGAAGTAGTACGGGTAGTGAGAAAACACTTCCCTCACCTGCAAATGTTGGTGAAGGCAGAGAACATACCGGATACTTTTGAGCTGATGGACCTGGGTGTACTACACATCTACAGAGAAACCCTGGATACATCCCTGCGTATGGGAGCAGATGCCCTGCAGATGCTGGGTATCAGGGCGTACCATGCATACAGGAACGCAGGCACCTTCCGTAAGCAGGATGAAAAAGCCATGAAAGGGCTATCCGCTATACGCGATGATAAAAAGCTGTATATCAATACTGTGAAGGAACGTATTGAGGAGTTGGAGAAACTGATGTCCGGCGAAAGAACAACCCGGTTTAATCCGTCTGGTTTGGGATGGGACGAACAGTCACTGATAGATGAAGCAAGGCAGGACGAGTAA
- a CDS encoding DHA2 family efflux MFS transporter permease subunit, with the protein MQQENLVEYGARRVIITITAIFCALLEIVDTTIVNVALNDMRGNMGATLSEIGWVITAYAIGNVIVVPMTSWLSQQFGRRNYFAVSIIIFTISSFLCGNAHTLWELVLFRFIQGLGGGALLVTSQTIITESYPPEKRGMAQAIYGLGVIIGPTLGPPLGGYIVDNFAWPYIFYINIPIGVIATLLTLQFVRSPKYAEKKSASEIDWWGIGFLAMAVGSLQYVLERGQEDDWFNDTTILVLGVAAVLGFFFFIWRELVYKNPIVELRVLANPNLRVGTLLSFLLGFGLYGSTFIIPLYTQGLLGWTATQSGMLMIPAALMTAVMMPLIGKLLEKGIPNQYLVAAGMVLFFVYSFWGYKIITPDTGKDDFFWMLIVRGIGMGMLFIPITALSLSTLKGQQIGQGAAFTGMMRQLGGSFGVALITTFVSRRNELHRMDLVSKLDTNNPEVMNRVHSAAASWASKGMDTKSALGSAYQGLEYSVLKQATVMSYMDVFLYLGILFLVCVPFVLMVKSNKQQGKLDASAMH; encoded by the coding sequence ATGCAACAAGAGAATCTGGTAGAATATGGTGCCCGCAGGGTCATCATTACAATCACTGCCATTTTTTGCGCCTTGCTGGAGATCGTGGATACCACCATCGTGAACGTGGCTCTGAATGACATGCGCGGAAATATGGGAGCTACCTTGAGTGAGATCGGTTGGGTGATCACAGCGTATGCGATTGGTAACGTAATCGTGGTTCCGATGACCAGCTGGTTGTCACAACAATTCGGTAGACGTAACTACTTTGCAGTTTCTATAATAATCTTTACCATTTCCTCCTTCCTTTGCGGTAACGCACACACATTGTGGGAACTGGTATTGTTCCGCTTCATACAAGGTTTAGGTGGTGGTGCACTGCTGGTAACTTCTCAAACGATTATCACTGAAAGCTACCCTCCTGAAAAACGTGGTATGGCACAGGCCATCTATGGTTTGGGTGTGATCATCGGACCTACCCTCGGCCCTCCTTTGGGTGGTTATATCGTAGATAACTTCGCGTGGCCATATATCTTCTACATTAATATTCCAATCGGGGTGATTGCTACACTGCTTACACTGCAGTTCGTACGTAGTCCTAAATATGCAGAGAAGAAGTCAGCGAGTGAAATTGACTGGTGGGGTATTGGCTTCCTGGCAATGGCCGTTGGTTCGCTACAATATGTATTGGAACGCGGACAGGAAGATGACTGGTTCAACGATACAACCATCCTCGTATTAGGTGTCGCTGCGGTATTAGGTTTCTTCTTCTTTATATGGAGAGAACTGGTATATAAAAATCCGATCGTAGAGTTAAGGGTATTGGCGAATCCAAACCTCCGGGTAGGTACATTACTATCCTTCCTGTTAGGTTTCGGTCTGTACGGATCTACTTTCATCATTCCACTGTATACGCAGGGACTGCTTGGATGGACCGCAACTCAGTCAGGTATGCTCATGATACCGGCGGCATTGATGACCGCCGTTATGATGCCACTGATTGGTAAGCTGCTGGAAAAAGGGATACCTAATCAGTATCTGGTAGCCGCAGGTATGGTGCTGTTCTTTGTATATAGCTTCTGGGGATACAAAATCATAACTCCCGATACAGGTAAAGATGATTTCTTCTGGATGCTGATCGTACGTGGTATTGGTATGGGTATGCTGTTCATCCCGATCACAGCACTGTCTCTTTCTACCCTGAAAGGACAACAGATTGGTCAGGGTGCTGCATTCACGGGTATGATGCGTCAGCTGGGAGGTTCCTTCGGGGTGGCACTGATTACGACCTTCGTGTCAAGACGTAATGAGCTGCACCGTATGGACCTGGTGAGCAAGCTGGATACCAACAATCCTGAAGTGATGAACAGAGTCCATTCCGCTGCAGCTTCCTGGGCAAGCAAGGGCATGGATACGAAATCAGCGTTGGGTAGTGCTTATCAGGGACTTGAGTACAGCGTATTGAAACAGGCGACAGTAATGTCCTATATGGATGTGTTCCTGTATCTCGGCATCCTGTTCCTCGTCTGCGTACCATTCGTACTCATGGTGAAGAGCAACAAACAACAAGGTAAACTAGACGCAAGTGCAATGCACTAA
- a CDS encoding HlyD family secretion protein, producing METQSNQAPKKKNSTFIIVLAVLVIGGGAFGITKYIHGQHHEETDNAQVEANVSPVIPRVTGYVKEVRVKDNQKVKKGDTLVILDDSDLKIKLAQAEAALAAAEAQVSVATANTTAARSNIASSSANIGAVDAQIKAAEVNVWRANQDYERYNNLIKDHSITQQQYEQALATKQTAERQLKVLQEQKEVASRQTSAVGSQANATAESINAAKAIIKERQTEIDNAKLQLSYTIILAPEDGELSKIYVQPGQLVQAGQSLFSVVLSNDIWVVANFKETQLDKMKPGQEVEVHVDAFPGKTLKAKVASFSPATGARFALLPPDNASGNFVKVVQRLPVKIEFENASSQPEVKQLRPGMNVLVDVHLD from the coding sequence ATGGAAACGCAATCAAATCAAGCGCCTAAGAAAAAGAACTCCACCTTCATCATCGTTTTGGCCGTGTTGGTAATAGGTGGTGGTGCATTTGGTATCACTAAATATATTCATGGTCAACACCACGAAGAAACAGATAACGCTCAGGTTGAAGCAAATGTGAGCCCTGTTATCCCTCGTGTAACCGGTTATGTGAAAGAAGTACGTGTAAAAGATAACCAGAAAGTTAAGAAAGGCGACACCCTCGTTATCCTCGATGACAGTGATCTGAAGATCAAACTGGCACAGGCTGAAGCCGCTCTGGCTGCAGCAGAAGCACAGGTATCTGTAGCTACTGCTAATACTACTGCTGCCCGTTCCAACATCGCTTCTTCTTCTGCTAACATCGGTGCTGTAGATGCACAGATCAAAGCTGCTGAAGTAAACGTATGGCGTGCAAACCAGGACTACGAACGTTACAACAACCTGATCAAAGATCACTCTATCACTCAGCAACAATATGAGCAGGCACTGGCTACGAAGCAAACTGCTGAACGTCAGCTGAAAGTATTGCAGGAGCAGAAAGAAGTAGCTTCCCGCCAGACCAGCGCTGTTGGTTCCCAGGCAAATGCTACTGCTGAATCTATCAATGCTGCCAAAGCGATCATCAAAGAACGTCAGACAGAAATAGACAATGCAAAACTGCAACTGAGCTATACTATCATTCTCGCTCCTGAAGATGGTGAACTGTCAAAAATTTATGTACAGCCAGGTCAGCTGGTGCAGGCTGGTCAATCCCTGTTCAGCGTAGTATTATCCAACGATATATGGGTAGTTGCTAACTTCAAGGAAACTCAGCTGGATAAAATGAAACCAGGTCAGGAAGTAGAAGTACATGTAGACGCTTTTCCAGGTAAAACGCTGAAAGCGAAAGTAGCTTCTTTCTCTCCTGCTACCGGAGCTCGTTTCGCACTGTTGCCTCCAGATAACGCTTCTGGTAACTTCGTGAAAGTGGTGCAACGTCTGCCTGTAAAGATCGAATTCGAAAATGCATCTTCACAGCCAGAAGTTAAACAACTCCGCCCAGGTATGAACGTGTTGGTGGATGTTCACCTCGACTAA
- a CDS encoding TolC family protein has protein sequence MKLNSTYRRLWSLTVGVLLTLSYFGSQAQEKRTLSLKEAISLSIQNSKQLKLSQTKIDAALSSVKEAKNAQLPEASVSGSYLRINSPNIYGPLLGGSSDSSGSGSSFPKVNSLAYALANVSIPVFSGFMIQSQKESAKYLAEAARLDAVKDREAVIQNTINAYSNLYKAQQAVALVKENLRQQEQRVTDFTNLEKNGLVARNDLLKVQLQQSNVDVSLLEAESNLKIASITMDLLVGIPESTDLEAVTDTYDQGVVANGKGVAEWEQVAMTNRTDNAALQAREKAATAGVKAAKGGYYPSVAITGGYVALTIPNAFSVTNAVNAGVGVKYNISSLWKNSVKVDDAKIQLAQVRVNEEMLQDNIHISINRAYQDYLVNQKKIDMYQKAIDQAEENYKIVKNKQENNLATTTDLLEADVANIQAKLNYAFAKADAMVAYSKLLETAGVLNEAGTEGTTTTGTTTTTGK, from the coding sequence ATGAAGCTTAATAGCACATACAGGCGATTATGGTCTCTGACAGTGGGAGTATTGTTGACGCTGTCATACTTTGGCAGTCAGGCGCAGGAAAAGAGAACCCTGTCATTGAAGGAAGCCATATCGCTTAGTATTCAGAACAGCAAACAATTGAAGCTCAGCCAAACCAAAATAGATGCGGCTTTGTCCTCAGTAAAAGAAGCTAAAAACGCGCAATTACCCGAAGCCAGTGTATCTGGTTCCTACCTCAGAATCAACTCACCAAACATATACGGTCCACTCCTGGGGGGTAGCAGCGATAGCTCTGGTAGCGGTAGTTCTTTTCCTAAAGTAAACTCTCTCGCCTACGCTTTGGCCAATGTATCCATCCCGGTTTTCTCCGGTTTCATGATCCAGAGCCAGAAAGAATCTGCCAAATACCTGGCAGAAGCAGCAAGACTGGATGCAGTGAAAGATCGTGAAGCAGTTATCCAGAATACTATCAATGCATACAGCAACCTGTACAAAGCACAGCAGGCTGTAGCACTGGTAAAAGAAAACCTGAGACAACAGGAACAGCGTGTAACAGACTTTACCAACCTCGAAAAGAACGGGCTGGTAGCAAGAAACGACCTGTTGAAAGTACAACTGCAACAATCAAACGTAGATGTGTCCCTGTTGGAAGCAGAAAGTAACCTGAAAATTGCAAGCATCACAATGGACCTGCTGGTGGGGATTCCGGAAAGCACTGACCTGGAAGCGGTAACCGATACTTACGACCAGGGTGTGGTAGCAAATGGTAAAGGTGTAGCAGAATGGGAGCAGGTAGCAATGACCAATCGCACAGATAACGCTGCACTGCAGGCTCGCGAAAAAGCTGCTACCGCAGGTGTGAAAGCTGCAAAAGGTGGATACTATCCTTCCGTAGCAATTACTGGTGGTTATGTAGCACTGACTATTCCTAATGCTTTCTCAGTAACCAATGCAGTGAATGCAGGTGTAGGTGTGAAATATAATATTTCTTCCCTCTGGAAAAACAGTGTGAAAGTTGATGATGCTAAGATACAGCTGGCGCAGGTACGTGTAAATGAAGAGATGCTGCAGGATAACATTCACATCAGTATCAACAGAGCTTATCAGGACTACCTGGTAAACCAGAAGAAGATCGATATGTACCAGAAAGCCATCGACCAGGCCGAAGAGAACTACAAGATCGTAAAGAACAAGCAGGAAAATAACCTCGCTACGACTACCGATCTGCTCGAAGCTGACGTCGCTAATATCCAGGCAAAACTGAACTATGCGTTCGCAAAAGCAGATGCAATGGTTGCTTACTCCAAATTACTGGAAACAGCAGGTGTGCTGAACGAAGCAGGTACAGAAGGAACTACAACGACCGGTACCACAACTACAACCGGTAAATAA
- a CDS encoding TetR/AcrR family transcriptional regulator, with product MEYNHKQLAILDAAEQLFASQGFHGTSVRDIAHAADVNIAMISYYFGSKEKLIEAIFLKRIVGWKSVLETVLTDESLTFETRFDRLVDTYVGRIFNNPCFNLMMMRAQIQADLGVNDLIHQNKMEVHGIISSFIKAGQEKGVFNEGVDILMMVNTMIGTTNHIMSTRHHFARISGLEHLTDDQLQQHLVIHISNHLKKLLKAILIHEA from the coding sequence ATGGAATACAATCACAAGCAATTAGCAATCCTGGATGCAGCAGAACAGCTGTTCGCCTCCCAGGGGTTTCACGGAACCTCTGTCAGGGATATTGCTCATGCCGCTGATGTGAACATCGCGATGATTTCTTACTACTTCGGTTCAAAGGAGAAATTGATTGAAGCGATTTTTCTGAAAAGGATCGTGGGGTGGAAATCAGTTTTGGAAACTGTGCTGACGGATGAGTCACTTACGTTCGAAACCCGCTTTGACAGGCTGGTGGATACATATGTTGGACGGATCTTCAATAATCCCTGTTTTAATCTGATGATGATGCGCGCGCAGATTCAGGCTGATCTCGGGGTGAACGACCTGATCCACCAGAATAAAATGGAAGTGCATGGTATCATCAGTTCATTTATCAAGGCAGGGCAGGAAAAAGGGGTGTTCAATGAGGGGGTCGACATATTGATGATGGTCAATACTATGATAGGTACAACCAACCATATAATGTCCACCAGGCATCATTTTGCCAGAATTTCCGGGCTTGAGCATCTTACAGATGATCAATTACAGCAGCATCTTGTTATACATATCAGTAATCATTTAAAAAAATTGTTAAAAGCCATTCTTATCCATGAAGCTTAA